The DNA segment CAAGATTCAGGACAGGTGTGAACCTAAGGATGGCAACAGATTAATACcatcctgtttcttcctcctagGTCTACTACCTGGGTGAGGGGGAGACCtcaaaacagtggctacagcaggAACAGAACAGCCATGCGAAACTGTGCCTGAACCACATGCAGGCGGTAGCCAGCCATGTGCTGACCCAGCATCCTGGCATAACACCCTTGGTGTGGGATGACATGCTACGGGACATCCCTCAGGAACAGCTAAAAGGTTGGCAGGGCCTGTATGGATGGGGCTTACATGTGGCTGCCCAAGACCTCAAGTTCCAGAGGCCTTGGAAGTGAGCTCTTAATGTATGTTCTAGTGAAAATGCTGGCTTCTGTCCTTCCCTCAAGTCACTGTGCAACCTTGCAGGAGTGTGAGCAGAAATTGATATAGCTTCTGACAGGCCCGAAGGGGCCATCGGCGTGTCCAGTGCTTCTGATAGCTttagtccatgtgtactctgtggccAGCCTTGAGATGCCAGGACCAAACGTTTGCACTGGCCCGAAGCTGGAGATGAAGCTGGAGTACCTGCCCCAGCCTGGGTGATTGGCACTTGAACACGTCACCCTGAGGTTAAGTGCAGAGATCCAGGGCCAGCTGCACCTATATTCTGTGAGGCTAGTATACGTTTTATGTTAATGAGTCAGAGATGTGCTCCAGTGCCCCGAGGCTGCAAGGCAGGCAGCTTGGAAAAGAGCTTAGAGCCTCACAAAAACAGGCAGCCACCAACATCATTTGTAGCTCTGATGTTTATGGCCAAAAGCCTAGCACAGCTGCAAGCTGTACTTAAAGCACACTAGACCTGAGAGGGTGGTTTAAGTTTGACATAACTTTAACATTAAAAGAATGTGCAGAGGTGAGCATAATAGCACAGGACTGCTATCTCAGTGCTTAGGAGGCTGAGATGGAGGATTAGAGGTCAAGTCCAGTCTGGGCAGCAAAGTGAGACCCctatatcaaaacaaatatgTCTAAGAAGCGGGAGtgtgacctgaatggtccttccCACACTCATGGCCTTGCTCTGTTGACAGCGTCTGGGGTGCCTCAACTGGTGGAGCCTGTGCTCTGGGACTATGGAGCTGACCTGGATGTCCACAGCAAAAGTCAGTACAGGTTGCTCACAATACATTCATTCCTCACGGTACATGTGCCTGCATGACTGTTTCCCAGTCCTCCATAACCCTGTAACCTGAACTATCCAGCCTGCCACACTAGTTTAGCTGACCAGCATGGAACAGAAAGGCTATGCACAGCCTCCTCTCCTGGCGTGGGATCCCTGCTGGCTCCAGACCATcccggttctttccagctcttccTGAAGTGTTTATTCCTAATGAGTAATAAGCCACAGGCATTGTGGGAATGGTTGGTGTCTCCTCAGCTAGAATAGGGTGGCTCTCAGCTGCTCTGGTTAGGCTGTGTATCCAGGGCCTCCCTGTGAGAGCTGCTAATCTGCTTGCTTTCTTGCCTAGATTTCCTCATAGGGAAGTACCAGGAGTGTGGCTTCCAGAGGTTGTGGGCTGCCAGTGCCTTCAAGGGAGCCACAGGGGCCAGTCAGGCTCTGCCCCCTGTTGAGCACCACATCAGAAACCATGAGCTGTGGCTGCAGGTGGCAGGCAGTGGGCCAGTGGATACTCTACAAGGAATCATCCTGACTGGCTGGCAGAGGTAAGCTCTCACCAAACATGGCAGCTTGTCTAGTGCTGATCTTGCCTCCTCCTAAATCATGTTCTCcatgcctctgtgtttgcctcACTAACTCTGCTGAGGAGACTAGTGGTTGAGTCACAAGCATGCAGCCTCTGTGGTCTGCATGTTCCATGAGTGATACTGTGTGTCACGTGTGTAGCAGGGCATGAAGATTGGTCCCAGTTCTTTTAGGATGTCAATCCCTTTGAGAAATAGATGAACCCAGTCTTTGGTTCTGGCCAAGTCCCACTGTCAGGCTTCAACCTTTGAGCTAGACTGGTTGAAGCTGTCGACTCTGCCaggaagggctggaaagatgtccCCTGGGGCCTCCACAGGTTCCAGAATCTGAGTGCAGAGCAAGGTGCTCAGCCACCGGGTCTGTGGAGTGTGGAGTGTCGTTGGAGTTGCTTGTGGTTTCAGTGGATGCCCACTGTGGATGCTGGCTTCAGAGACGCTCATGAAGACTTAGAAAGCACTTGCCTTCCTGTAGAGTATACTGAGGTCTGAGCTAAAGCAAGGCTCTCACAGAGAGTGATACTGAGGTCTGAGCTAAAGCAAGGCTCTCACAGAGAGTGAAGTCCTTTCTATGTATGGGGTAGTGGCTAGTGACTCACAGAGGTAAAGGACCACTGATGGGAGTGATGTAATCGCTGGCCCTTCTGCCAGCCTCCGTCTGCCTCACCTGAGGGGCATCTCTCTAGCCACTTATGGCTGAAGAAACCGAGGCCAGGCTAGTGGAGGCCCTCTGCCCATGCACTGGAGAGATCAGATGCCTGCTCTAACCTGGGGCCTTGTGGAAAAGCGTGAGGTGGATAGACAGGATACAGGACACAGAAAAGACCTCTGGGAGGTGGACTAGTACAGGAAAAGGGATAATAAAGGCTCTACAGAAGCTCCACATCAAGCATACGCTGTGGAGTGCGCCCCAGTGCTGAGAGCCCATTTCCCCTATACAGGCTCCTCCTCGGGGCATCATAGCAGACCTAATGCAAAATCCCCATGACATGGAACCCACTTTGGAAATCCTGAGCCAGGTAATGGGATATGCCAGTCTGCCCACAGTGGTTTCTAGTCTAAGAACCCTCAAAACATAAGAAAGGGCACCCCAAGTCGGGCATCCTCATCAAACTGAAATGGTTGGAGAGCTGAATTGTCTTCTTTTGGACATAGGTACGACCACTTCTCTGTGCTGTGTGAGCTGCTCCCTGTGGGAATCCCATCCCTGGCTGCCTGTCTACAGTCACTTGTACATGGTATGTCCCAGCCGACAGTTCTAGCAACTACCTACTCTTAGccaaacaggaagaaaggagccAATTGCTGTTTTCCCCTGGTCACTGCCCTGTTCTGTCTGCACTGTGCTCCTTCACAGGGATGAAGAAGGTAATGTTTCTAGTCTGCCCGTTTGCTTAAATACTGTTCCAGGACTGCCTATACCCTGATCATCAGCCTGCGTCTCAGGTAGTTTGGGAAGCTAGAAAGGACATAAGAAATTCATGCCTCAGGTGCAGATGCAGATTCTTTTTGCTGCTTGAGTGTTCTGAGGCCTCTCTAGAACTGGGTGCCTCTCTGCTGCAGGACCCTTTATCCCAGTGCTCCTACACCCAGATGACCTGAGGAAACAAATGGCTGCAGAAAACAGGCATGGGCAGTGCTCAGAGCGGTAGGCCATGCAGCTTTGGCGAAATGAACCATGCCCATGAAGATTATAAGACTACGTAGGAGTCCATGTGTAAAGAAGGGTCCCCAAAACATTAGCAACTGTGGCATGGAGGAAAGGTGTAGAAGTggtcttagcttttttttttttttttcctggaagttGTTCATTGTGAAGTGTTTAGAATGTGtagaaaaacaaggaaataacAAGCACAAACATCCCTCACCCACACTGCAGAGGCACTGATGTCAGCAGTGTTGGCTTTAGCCCTTCCTAGGTTTGAAGAGTGATTATGCTGGAACCCAGACCCCTCAGTGCAGAGCCAGGAACCATCTGTCAGTGGCTTCCTGACACAGCCTTTTGTGCTGACTGGAGGTGTGTCTGCCCTGGCCATAACCTATTTCAGGTGCTCTAGAATACTCCACCTTTGATTGAGCCTGGACCTTGTACATGGACTGTGTGGTGAGTCCAGGGGCTCCTGCAGATTGTGCTACTACCTACAATGATGCATAACAAATATCTTTCTCATGTTTAATGAAAAGCAGCCGGCTGGCCTGGCTGGGGCTCCCCAAGATGCTGTGCCCTTTGCCCATAGCCCCCAAAGGTCAGGGGTTCTCTCTGACCACTTCTGCCTGTGGATGGTTTCAGGAGGCTTTGCTGAGGATGTTAGGCTGCGAGTGGAACGCTTCCTTGGGGTTTCAAGCCTGGAAATAACGGATACCGTAAGGTAATCCACGCTCCCCcacattcccccaccccctgctctgGGGACCACTGTTCTTAGTGTGACTCTCTGGCAGTGAGGGAGCTGGCTCCTTTCCTGGCAGTGACATCCATGCCCTCGTCACACAAATTAGTCTCCACCTGCGCAGCTCTGTGGATTCACTTCTGGAGAGGAACAGGTAAGTGGCTCCCATGTGATATCTTCTGACATTGTCTTTACAAAGAAAGACTTCTAAAAATTTCtaccagattctttttttttttttttttttttttggttctttttttcggggctggggaccgaacccagggccttgcgcttcctaggcaagcactctaccactgagctaaatccccaacccctctaccaGATTCTTAAGCCAGCCCCTCTTCCCTTACCTCCAAACCACTACTGGCTCTACTGACACTGTCTGGATTTGCTCCAGGTATGTCACTGGCTGGTTCAGCCCCTACCATCGCAGGCGGAAGCTTGTTCATCCTGTTATGATCCAGCACATACAGCCGGAGGCACTCAGGTAGCCACCGTCATATCCTCCTAGGTGTTCAGCCCCTGGAACTCCTTGTCccctttacaaacacacacagtagcGATGACTATGGTTATCAGTGTTAAGGCAAGACAAGACAAGCTCTCCAGGTCCTGCAGCTTTAAATCTTGGATGAATTGATAGTCTATGCTTAGTAACACTTCCCCTAATATTAGCAATCTAATTAGAATCTAAGTGGTTCCTGGCCTAAGACAGAGTTATCAACCACATGCCCAGGCTGACCCAAGGCTCATCTTTGGAATCAGGCCACCTGGGGTCCATGCTGGCCCTGTCATTTCCTGGTACAACCTGGGGAAGTGTGCTGTGACTGGAGTCCCAGGCTGCCTGCACTGTCCTCTCCTGGTTCAAGACTAAACTAGGCTAGTGAGAGTACAGCTGTACTGAGTGTAACATGCTGCCAATAGACCCATTCATGGTTGTGAggaaaactgccaggcagtggcgtGCTCATGTTGAAATGTGACCAGTCATGCTTTTACTTTGTCCCAATGTTCAACGGAGGCATGGAATGGCACTGGCTCTGGGGACTGAGCATATGGGTGCAGCTATGTAAACTTGAGCCTTAGCGGAAACACTGCTAAAGCAAATCATGGATGCTGTCTCCCCCCAGCCTTCTAAGCAGGTGGAACAACCTCGTGCAGCAGCTGGAGGCAGCCCTGCAGCCGGTCTTCTACCCGGACGCCATTGAAGAGTGGCTGGAGGAGAATGTGCTCCCCAGTATGCAGCGACTGCAGGGTCTGCTGCAGGACCTGGGTGAGGCGGCCGCCCAACAGCCACCACCCACCAGCCCGGGCTGGGACACAGGCCAGAACCCCTGAGGGGCCAGGGCCCTGTATATGACTTTGGACAACACCAAGATTTCTCTCAGTGGCCCAGCCAGGCGGGGCCTGTGCTCCTCCTGCGGAGCCCTACGTAGACAGGTTCTCCAGCTGTATGAACAGTAACCTTGGGTgaagcagaaaacagaaaggCACATTTGTAATTTGCACGTAGAG comes from the Rattus norvegicus strain BN/NHsdMcwi chromosome 10, GRCr8, whole genome shotgun sequence genome and includes:
- the Hexd gene encoding hexosaminidase D isoform X1 — protein: MTCSTPFKMRLVHLDLKGAPPKVSYLSEVFPLFHALGANGLLIEYEDMFPYEGHLRLLRAKHAYSPSEVTEILRLARLSGLEVVPLVQTFGHMEFVLKHAAFAHLREVAPFPNTLNPHEAESLALVQAMIDQILELHRDVRWLHIGCDEVYYLGEGETSKQWLQQEQNSHAKLCLNHMQAVASHVLTQHPGITPLVWDDMLRDIPQEQLKASGVPQLVEPVLWDYGADLDVHSKNFLIGKYQECGFQRLWAASAFKGATGASQALPPVEHHIRNHELWLQVAGSGPVDTLQGIILTGWQRYDHFSVLCELLPVGIPSLAACLQSLVHGGFAEDVRLRVERFLGVSSLEITDTVSEGAGSFPGSDIHALVTQISLHLRSSVDSLLERNRYVTGWFSPYHRRRKLVHPVMIQHIQPEALSLLSRWNNLVQQLEAALQPVFYPDAIEEWLEENVLPSMQRLQGLLQDLGEAAAQQPPPTSPGWDTGQNP
- the Hexd gene encoding hexosaminidase D isoform X2, with product MIDQILELHRDVRWLHIGCDEVYYLGEGETSKQWLQQEQNSHAKLCLNHMQAVASHVLTQHPGITPLVWDDMLRDIPQEQLKASGVPQLVEPVLWDYGADLDVHSKNFLIGKYQECGFQRLWAASAFKGATGASQALPPVEHHIRNHELWLQVAGSGPVDTLQGIILTGWQRYDHFSVLCELLPVGIPSLAACLQSLVHGGFAEDVRLRVERFLGVSSLEITDTVSEGAGSFPGSDIHALVTQISLHLRSSVDSLLERNRYVTGWFSPYHRRRKLVHPVMIQHIQPEALSLLSRWNNLVQQLEAALQPVFYPDAIEEWLEENVLPSMQRLQGLLQDLGEAAAQQPPPTSPGWDTGQNP